A window of the Falco rusticolus isolate bFalRus1 chromosome 1, bFalRus1.pri, whole genome shotgun sequence genome harbors these coding sequences:
- the KCNJ2 gene encoding inward rectifier potassium channel 2 translates to MGSVRTNRYSIVSSEEDGMKLATMAVANGFGNGKSKVHTRQQCRSRFVKKDGHCNVQFINVGEKGQRYLADIFTTCVDIRWRWMLVIFCLTFILSWLFFGCVFWLIALLHGDLENQENSKPCVSQVSSFTAAFLFSIETQTTIGYGFRCVTDECPIAVFMVVFQSIVGCIIDAFIIGAVMAKMAKPKKRNETLVFSHNAVVAMRDGKLCLMWRVGNLRKSHLVEAHVRAQLLKSRITSEGEYIPLDQIDINVGFDSGIDRIFLVSPITIVHEIDEDSPLYDLSKQDMDNADFEIVVILEGMVEATAMTTQCRSSYLANEILWGHRYEPVLFEEKNYYKVDYSRFHKTYEVPNTPICSARDLAEKKYILSNANSFCYENEVALTSKEEDEIDTGVPESMSTDTHPDMDHHNQAGVPLEPRPLRRESEI, encoded by the coding sequence ATGGGCAGCGTGCGAACCAACCGCTACAGCATCGTGTCTTCAGAAGAGGACGGCATGAAGCTGGCAACCATGGCTGTTGCCAACGGTTTTGGGAATGGAAAGAGTAAGGTACACAccaggcagcagtgcaggagcCGCTTTGTCAAAAAAGATGGCCACTGCAATGTCCAGTTCATTAACGTGGGTGAGAAGGGACAGCGATACCTGGCAGACATCTTCACCACTTGTGTGGACATCCGCTGGAGGTGGATGCTAGTTATCTTCTGCCTGACTTTCATCctctcctggcttttttttggctgtgtgTTTTGGTTGATTGCACTGTTGCATGGGGATCTGGAGAATCAAGAAAATAGCAAACCTTGTGTCTCTCAAGTGAGCAGCTTCACCGCAGCCTTCCTGTTCTCCATCGAGACCCAGACCACGATCGGCTATGGCTTCAGGTGTGTCACAGACGAGTGCCCCATCGCAGTTTTCATGGTGGTTTTCCAGTCTATAGTAGGCTGCATCATTGATGCCTTCATCATTGGTGCTGTCATGGCAAAGATGGCTAAgccaaaaaagagaaatgaaactcTAGTCTTCAGCCACAATGCCGTGGTGGCCATGAGAGATGGAAAGCTGTGTCTGATGTGGCGTGTGGGAAACCTGAGGAAAAGCCACTTGGTGGAGGCACATGTGCGAGCACAGCTCCTCAAATCCAGGATCACGTCAGAAGGGGAGTACATCCCCTTGGATCAAATAGACATCAATGTAGGGTTTGACAGCGGGATAGACCGCATATTCCTGGTCTCCCCAATTACGATAGTACACGAGATAGATGAAGACAGTCCTTTGTATGACTTGAGCAAACAAGACATGGACAATGCTGACTTTGAAATTGTAGTAATATTAGAGGGCATGGTGGAAGCTACCGCCATGACTACCCAGTGCCGTAGCTCATATCTGGCAAATGAAATCCTCTGGGGCCACCGCTACGAGCCTGTACTCTTTGAAGAGAAAAACTACTACAAAGTGGACTACTCAAGGTTCCACAAAACATACGAAGTGCCCAACACACCCATCTGTAGTGCCAGAGActtagcagaaaagaaatacattctcTCTAATGCAAACTCCTTTTGCTACGAGAATGAAGTGGCCCTCACCAGCAAAGAGGAGGACGAGATTGACACGGGGGTGCCTGAGAGCATGAGCACAGACACCCACCCGGACATGGACCACCACAACCAAGCAGGGGTGCCTCTAGAGCCACGGCCGCTACGGCGGGAGTCGGAAATATGA